In Musa acuminata AAA Group cultivar baxijiao chromosome BXJ2-8, Cavendish_Baxijiao_AAA, whole genome shotgun sequence, one genomic interval encodes:
- the LOC135619367 gene encoding 7-deoxyloganetin glucosyltransferase-like: MAAFTEIRPHAVVVPFPAQGHINPHLKVAKLLHARGFHITFVNTEYNHRRLTLSRGPDWATSGLDGFRFETIPDGLPPPSDENNTQDIPALCASTRATCLAPFRDLMARLSRAADVPPVTCIVSDGSMCFTVDEDFGVPVLLFFTHSACGCWSYFHFGELVRRGYTPLKDESFLTNGYLDTPIDWIVGLENIRFRDLPSFVRTTNPDDVMLSIMARRAAHDAPQAAGIILNTFDDLEGPVLSGIRSKFPNLYSVGPVSSIATTAFTSISGNLWKEDTECIKWLDDQADGSVLYVNFGSITVVTAEQLLEFAWGLARSGYPFLWVVRPDMVRGEAAVLPEEFATEVEGRGLLVGWCNQEEVLRHPATAVFLSHCGWNSTLESISEGVPMICWPFFAEQQTNCRYLCTKWGMGTEIGSNARRGEVEGCIREVMTGDKGREMTKRALEWKERARKAIGPGGSSSVNLERLVEELIRRQ, from the exons ATGGCTGCCTTCACGGAGATTAGACCCCACGCGGTGGTCGTCCCGTTCCCGGCGCAAGGCCACATCAATCCGCACCTGAAGGTGGCCAAGCTACTCCACGCCAGGGGCTTCCACATCACCTTCGTCAACACCGAGTACAACCACCGCCGCCTCACCCTGTCCCGAGGCCCCGACTGGGCCACCTCAGGCCTCGACGGCTTCCGCTTCGAGACCATCCCCGACGGCCTGCCGCCGCCGTCGGACGAGAACAACACGCAGGATATTCCGGCGCTGTGCGCTTCCACCAGGGCCACCTGCCTGGCCCCATTCAGAGACCTCATGGCGAGGCTGAGCCGCGCGGCCGACGTGCCCCCCGTCACATGCATCGTGTCCGATGGGTCTATGTGCTTCACCGTGGATGAGGACTTCGGGGTTCCTGTCTTGCTCTTCTTCACACATAGTGCATGTGGCTGTTGGAGCTACTTTCACTTTGGTGAGCTCGTCAGGAGAGGCTACACGCCTCTCAAAG ATGAAAGCTTCTTGACGAACGGGTATCTCGATACTCCGATCGACTGGATCGTCGGCCTCGAGAACATCCGCTTCCGGGACCTGCCGTCCTTCGTCCGGACCACCAACCCCGACGACGTAATGCTGAGCATTATGGCGAGGCGTGCCGCGCATGACGCTCCCCAAGCCGCCGGTATCATCCTCAACACCTTCGACGACCTCGAGGGCCCCGTGCTGTCCGGGATCCGCTCCAAGTTCCCCAACCTCTACTCCGTCGGCCCCGTCTCGTCCATCGCCACCACCGCCTTCACCTCGATCTCCGGTAACCTGTGGAAGGAAGATACCGAGTGCATCAAATGGCTGGACGACCAGGCTGATGGCTCCGTCCTGTACGTCAACTTCGGGAGCATCACGGTAGTGACGGCGGAGCAGCTGCTCGAGTTCGCGTGGGGCTTGGCGCGCAGCGGGTACCCGTTCCTGTGGGTGGTGAGGCCCGACATGGTGCGAGGCGAGGCGGCGGTGCTGCCGGAGGAGTTTGCCACGGAAGTAGAAGGGAGGGGGCTGTTGGTGGGGTGGTGCAACCAAGAGGAGGTCTTACGCCACCCCGCGACGGCTGTCTTCCTGTcgcactgcgggtggaactcgacGCTGGAGAGCATCAGCGAGGGCGTGCCGATGATATGCTGGCCATTCTTCGCCGAGCAGCAAACCAACTGCAGGTACTTGTGCACCAAATGGGGGATGGGTACGGAGATCGGCAGCAACGCGAGGAGGGGGGAGGTGGAGGGGTGCATAAGGGAGGTGATGACAGGGGACAAAGGGAGAGAGATGACAAAGAGAGCATTGGAATGGAAAGAGAGGGCAAGAAAAGCCATTGGCCCGGGGGGCTCTTCCTCGGTCAACCTTGAAAGGCTGGTGGAGGAGTTGATAAGGAGACAGTGA